The window CCTGGATCCACGTGAGGTTGGCCAGCAGGATGAGGATGAGCACCAGGGCGAAGGCGGCGGCGAGACGGATGGAACGATTCATCGCTCACCACCCTGCACCACGTCCTGCGCAGCGAAGAGGTTGGTGCCGGTGGCGGGCGCGGCGGCGTCGGCAAGCGGGGCGGGGGCGCCGGCGGCGACCTCGACGGGACGTCGGGCGGAGTGGGAGATCCGCAGCAGCAGACCGATGAGGATGTAGTTCGCCATGAGCGAGGAACCGCCGGCCGACATGAACGGCGTGGTCAGGCCCGTCATGGGCAGCAGCGTCGAGATGCCGCCGGTGACCACGAACACCTGGATGACGATCGTCAGTGCCAGGCCACCCGCGACGAGCTTGCCGTACGTGTCACGCACCTGCAGGGCCGTGCGGAAACCACGCGTGATCAGCAGCGCGAAGAGCATGAGCACCGCGGCGATGCCGACGAGACCCAGCTCCTCGGCGACGGCGGCGAGGATGTAGTCCGAGTGCGCGACCGGCACGATCTCCGGATGCCCCTGGCCCAGGCCGGTGCCTGTGACGCCACCCCAGGACATGCCGAACAGGGCCTGGGAGGGCTGGTAGCCGGTGATGTCGTAGTTGGCGATCGGGTCGCGGAAGTTGGCCACACGGTTCTGGATCTTCTCCGACACCTGGTACACGGCCGTGCCGCCCGCGGCGACGAGCGCGAAGCCGATGAGCAGCCACGACGTGCGGCCGGTGGCGAGGAACATCATGCCCAGGACGGTGGAGAAGAGCAGGAGCGCCGGGCCGAAGTCGTTGGACACCGCCATGAGCAGCAGCGCCACGGCCCACACCAGCAGGATCGGGGCGAGGTCACGCAGACGCGGGAACTCCAGGCCCAGGAAACGCCGGCCGGCGATGTTGAACAGGGCCCGCTTCGAGGCCAGCAGCTGCGCGAAGAACAGCAGCAGCAGGATCTTCGAGAACTCACCCGGCTGCACCGAGAACGGGCCGATGGTGATCCAGATGCGGGCGTCCGCGAAGTCCGGATTCGGCTGCGGCCACACCAGCGGCAGGGCCAGCAGGATCAGGCCGAGGAGTCCGAGCAGGTAGGAGTACTTGGACAGCTGCTTGTGGTCACGGACGACCACCAGCACCCCGATGAGCAGCACGATGCCCACCAGCGTCCACATCACCTGCCGCCCGGCCATGGACGTGCCGGAGGCCAGGTCGAGGCGGTGGATGATCACCAGACCGATGCCGTTGAGCAGCGCCACCACCGGCAGAATCAGCTGGTCCGCCTTCGGCGCCGCGACGCACAGGGCGACGTGCGCGATGGAGAACACCACGATGAAACCGCCGATGAGCTGCAGCATGTCGGTGGTCAGGGCGTTGCCCTGCGAGAGCTCCAGGCTGGCCAGCATGACGGTGAGCACGACCGCCGCGAGGACGAGCATGAGCATCTCCGTGCGGCGGGACAGGAGGCGTGACATCTACTTCACCTCCCGGCAGTTGACCCCGGGGCGGGACAGGTCGCCCGCGGCCTCGGCGTCCCCCTCGGTGGGGGTGCTCTCCCGGTCGATGCACACCGGCAGCGCCTGCTCCGCGAGGCGCCGCAGCTGCTGCGTCACCTCGTCGTAGGAACCTGTCTCCAGACCGGCGACCTGCGTGCGTAACGACGCCGGCAGGTCCTGCAGACGGAACGGCGAACAGTCCTCGGTCGAGCCGACGTCCACGAGCCGGAGGTCACCCTCCCGGTTGAGGCACGCCTCCTGGTACGGGGTGTGCAGGTCCCGCCCGAAGACGGAGAAGTTCACGCCGTGCTGGATGACCAGGTGGTCATCGGCGCCGGTGGTGATGAAGTAGGAGTTGTCGATGGTGGTCTTCACCCACCAGCCACCCGCGGCCAGACCGAGGAGCACGAGCAGCGAGAGAATCAGCGCGGGGAGGCGAAACCTGCCCCGGCGGCCGGAATCACCTGCCGGAACGGCAGCCACCTCCTGCGCACCGGACGGGGCCGGGCGGGCACCCGTGAGCGGCTGGGGGGTGATCTCCCCGTCGGGGGAGATCGTCTGCGGGCGGCGCGAGAGCAGCGCGGCACGCCCCGCGGACGTGTCGGGGTGGGTCTCCTCCTGCGGCTCGCCCAGCAGGGCACCGGCGGTGACGGCGACGGTGGGGAGGGCGGCGCGGGCGGCGTCGTCAAGGTCATCCGTCTCGACGACGTCGGCGATGACCACCGTGATGTTGTCCGGCCCACCGGAACGCAGCGCCAGCTCGATGAGGCGGCGGGCCGCCTCCTCCGGCGCGCCCTCGGAGAGGGTCTGCTCGATGGTGCTGGCGGTCACCGGGTCGGAGAGACCGTCGGTGCACAGGAGGATACGGTCGCCCGGGCGGGCGTCGAGATCCCGGAGCGTCGGCTCCACCGGGCGGCCCGTGTACGCCTTGAGGATGAGCGACTTCTGCGGGTGCGAGGACACGTCACCCGGATCGAGCTTGCCCTCGTTGACCAGCGACTGGACGAAGGTGTCGTCGACGGTGATCTGCTCCAGACGGCCCTCACGCAGGCGGTAGCCGCGGGAGTCACCGACGTGGATGAGGCCGAAGCTGTGGCCGTTGAACATCAGCGCGGTGAGCGTGGTGCCCATGCCGTCGGTCTCCGGGTTCTCCCGGATCGCCTCGGCGATCTCCCGGTTCGCGTCGTCGGCGACGCCCCCGAGCAGGGCGAGCATGTCGTTGTCGCTCGGGTCGGCGTCGAGACGCTCCAGATGCGTGACCATGAGCTGGCTGGCGACCTCACCGGCCGCGTGCCCACCCATGCCGTCGGCGATGACCAGCAGATTCGGACCCGCGTAGGCGGAGTCCTCGTTGTTGCCGCGCACGAGACCGCGGTCGGAGACGACGGCGTAATTCAGTTGCAGACTCACGGGACCAACCTCACTGTCGTACGGCCCACCTTGATGTCGGTGCCGGTGCCCACGCGCTCGGGCTGGTCGATGCGGTACCCGGCGACGAACGTCCCGTTGCGCGAATCCAGGTCCTCCACGAACCAGTCCGAACCCCGCCGGAACAGGCGGGCGTGACGGGCCGAGGCGAAATCATCCCCCAGCTGGAACGTGCAGTCCGGGCTGC of the Corynebacterium humireducens NBRC 106098 = DSM 45392 genome contains:
- a CDS encoding FtsW/RodA/SpoVE family cell cycle protein, with the protein product MSRLLSRRTEMLMLVLAAVVLTVMLASLELSQGNALTTDMLQLIGGFIVVFSIAHVALCVAAPKADQLILPVVALLNGIGLVIIHRLDLASGTSMAGRQVMWTLVGIVLLIGVLVVVRDHKQLSKYSYLLGLLGLILLALPLVWPQPNPDFADARIWITIGPFSVQPGEFSKILLLLFFAQLLASKRALFNIAGRRFLGLEFPRLRDLAPILLVWAVALLLMAVSNDFGPALLLFSTVLGMMFLATGRTSWLLIGFALVAAGGTAVYQVSEKIQNRVANFRDPIANYDITGYQPSQALFGMSWGGVTGTGLGQGHPEIVPVAHSDYILAAVAEELGLVGIAAVLMLFALLITRGFRTALQVRDTYGKLVAGGLALTIVIQVFVVTGGISTLLPMTGLTTPFMSAGGSSLMANYILIGLLLRISHSARRPVEVAAGAPAPLADAAAPATGTNLFAAQDVVQGGER
- a CDS encoding PP2C family protein-serine/threonine phosphatase, yielding MSLQLNYAVVSDRGLVRGNNEDSAYAGPNLLVIADGMGGHAAGEVASQLMVTHLERLDADPSDNDMLALLGGVADDANREIAEAIRENPETDGMGTTLTALMFNGHSFGLIHVGDSRGYRLREGRLEQITVDDTFVQSLVNEGKLDPGDVSSHPQKSLILKAYTGRPVEPTLRDLDARPGDRILLCTDGLSDPVTASTIEQTLSEGAPEEAARRLIELALRSGGPDNITVVIADVVETDDLDDAARAALPTVAVTAGALLGEPQEETHPDTSAGRAALLSRRPQTISPDGEITPQPLTGARPAPSGAQEVAAVPAGDSGRRGRFRLPALILSLLVLLGLAAGGWWVKTTIDNSYFITTGADDHLVIQHGVNFSVFGRDLHTPYQEACLNREGDLRLVDVGSTEDCSPFRLQDLPASLRTQVAGLETGSYDEVTQQLRRLAEQALPVCIDRESTPTEGDAEAAGDLSRPGVNCREVK